One window of Botrimarina mediterranea genomic DNA carries:
- a CDS encoding RNA polymerase sigma factor: MPLLPNDRDLLDSLLGGDANAWPLFVDRFIGLISHVVSHAADCRGVRITPADREDLIAEVFVTLLERDKAVLRRFQRRSALHVYLSVIARRVVVRRLMQKAGQTPVAMYAPGYPADIPNGEAPVEQRVADREEVDHMLGGLPEPDAQVVRMYHLEGRSYNEISHAVGLPVNTIGPVLSRARMRMRQSGGSH, from the coding sequence GTGCCTCTCTTACCGAACGACCGTGATCTACTCGACTCCCTGCTTGGCGGAGACGCCAATGCTTGGCCGTTGTTCGTCGATCGCTTTATCGGCCTGATCTCACACGTCGTCAGCCACGCGGCCGACTGCCGCGGCGTGCGGATCACGCCGGCGGATCGTGAGGACCTCATCGCCGAGGTCTTCGTCACGCTGCTGGAGCGCGATAAGGCCGTGCTCCGTCGTTTCCAACGCCGCAGCGCGTTGCACGTGTATCTCTCGGTGATCGCGCGCCGCGTCGTGGTCCGGCGGCTGATGCAGAAGGCCGGGCAGACCCCTGTCGCGATGTACGCCCCGGGCTACCCGGCCGACATCCCCAACGGCGAAGCGCCGGTCGAACAGCGTGTCGCCGATCGCGAAGAGGTCGATCACATGCTCGGCGGCTTGCCCGAGCCCGACGCCCAGGTAGTCCGCATGTACCACCTCGAAGGCCGCTCGTACAACGAGATCAGCCACGCCGTGGGCCTGCCGGTCAACACGATCGGCCCTGTGCTGAGCCGCGCCCGGATGCGGATGCGCCAAAGCGGCGGCTCGCATTGA